AACAGTCTGAAATCCATCTGCGAATGGGCTGCGTCCATCGGCTTCAAAGGCGTACAGATCCCCAGCTGGGACCCACGCCTGATAGACCTGCAAAAGGCCGCCGAAAGCAAAACCTACGCAGACGAAATAAAAGGTATTGTCAACGCCGCAGGCCTGGAAATCACAGAGCTGAGCACCCACCTGCAGGGCCAGCTGGTAGCCGTTAACCCCGCTTTCACGGAGATGTTCGACGGTTTCGCGCCGGCACAGTACCACAACAATATACAGGCCCGCACCGAGTGGGCCGTAAACCAGCTGAAATACGCTGCCAAAGCCAGCCGCAACCTCGGCCTCAATGCGCACGCCACTTTCAGCGGCGCACTGCTGTGGGCGCCCGCCATGTACCCCTGGCCACAACGGCCGGCAGGACTGGTGGAAGCTGGTTTCGCTGAACTGGCCAAACGCTGGCTGCCGATCCTCAACGAATTCGACGCCAACGGCGTGGACGTATGCTACGAAATACATCCCGGCGAAGACCTCCACGACGGCGCCAGCTACGAACGTTTCCTCGAAGCTACCGGCAACCACGCCCGGGCATGCCTCCTGTACGATCCCAGCCACTTCGTGCTACAATGCCTCAACTACCTGGAATATATCGATATTTACCACGAGAGAATAAAAGCCTTCCACGTAAAAGACGCGGAATTTAATCCTACCGGCCGCTCCGGCGTATACGGCGGATACCAGGCCTGGATAGACCGTCCCGGCAGGTTCCGCTCCCTCGGCGACGGACAGGTGGACTTTAAATCCGTGTTCAGTAAGCTCACCCAATACGATTTTGCCGGTTGGGCCGTTATGGAATGGGAATGCTGCATGAAACACCCGGAAGACGGTGCCCGCGAAGGCGCGCCGTTTATCAAGGACCACATCATCCGCGTGACCGAAAAAGCGTTCGACGACTTCGCCGGTGCCGCTACCGATGACGCGTTCAACAAAAGGGTATTAGGCATTTAGGAATTTTCGAATTTAGTTATTTAGATATTTTGACTTGGTGAGACAGGTCAAGATCAATAGGGAAAGCTATCGGATGAATAAACAAAACATATTCATCCACCGAAAAAATAACACACAGACGGAAAAAACAAACAACAAACACCGATCAAGTAAACAAATAACAAAATAAAAAAATCACACAATGAAAAAGAGGTATCTGGCACCGTTTGTATTCAGCGCGCTGTTTTTTGCAGCTTGCGGCGGAGGTGATAAAAAAGCGGAACAAGAAACTACTAAAACCACCCAGGAAAACAATGCCGTGGACAACTCCATGGTGTCTCCGGGCGCAGACAAACCAGCCAGCAAAGGAGAGCAACTGATGGCACAAAGCGATTGCAAAACCTGCCACAAAGAAGAAATCAAAGTGATCGGGCCCGCATTGAAAGACATCGCCGGCAAATATCCCAACACTCCTGAAAATGTGGATAAACTGGCAGACAAAATCATCAAAGGCGGTTCCGGCAACTGGGGTGAAGTGGCCATGCTCCCACATCCTAACGTTTCAAAAGAAGATGCGAAAGAAATGGTACAGTACATCCTGTCCATCGGAAAATAATGGCTTTTCCATCATCATTCAATCATAGTAAATGAAAAAAATCATCATCGGAGCCTTTATGCTGGGTGCTATCACCGGCGCCACAGCGGTAAAGGCACAGAAAGTAAATAGCCTCTCTGCCAAAGAGAAAAAGGAAGGATGGCAACTGCTGTTTGATGGTAAAACCACCAACGGATGGCATACCTACCTGCAAGATGCAGCCAGCCCCGCCTGGAAAGTGGCGGACGGCGCACTCAAATTTGATGTGGACGCCAAGAAAAACGGCGCCCCCGGCGGTGACCTCGTTACCAACGGCGAATACGAAAACTATGAGCTGAGCATCGACTGGAAAATTTCAGAAGGCGGCAACAGCGGCGTCATCTTCAGCGTACATGAAGATCCTGAATTCAAAGCTACTTATCTCACCGGCCCTGAAATGCAGGTGCTCGACGATGATAAACACCCGGATGGCAAAATCAACAAACACAACGCCGGCGACCTCTACGACCTCGTGAAATCCTCACAGAAAGCGGTTAAACCCGTAGGTCAGTGGAACACCGCCAAAATTGTGAAAAAAGATGGTCATCTGAGCCTCTGGCTCAACGGCATAAAAACCGTGGAAACAACCATGGGCACTCCTGAATGGGACGCGCTGGTGGCCAACAGTAAATTTAAAGACTGGAAAGGCTTTGGCAAATACGCCAAAGGTCACATCGCTCTCCAGGACCACGGCAACAAAGTATGGTACCGTAATATCAAACTGAAGGCGCTGTAATCTTTTTCAGATATTTTTTTTGACAAAGGCGCAAGGCAGCAAAGAAGAAGTTCCTTTTTCCCTGCCCTGCGTCTTTTGCTTTTGGATGCTACAATTACCACGAACATGAGAACATTCACCGCTTTTATTGCGCTATTGCTGGCTGCCTCCCTTTGTGCGCAGGCCAGTAAAAAACACAAGGCCAGAAAAGTACTGGTCTTTTCAAAAACAAAAGGCTTCCGCCACGACTGTATCCCCGTTGCCAAAGCCGCTATCATGCAACTGGGCAAAGACAACGGCTTCGATGTGGACACCACCGAAGACGCCTCGGCCTTCACTGCCGCTAACCTGAAAAAATATGCCGCCGTGATCTTCAGTTGCACCACCGGCGACGTACTGGACAGTGCCCAGCAGGTGGCCTTCCAGCAGTATATCCACAAAGGCGGCGGCTGGATGGGCATCCACGCAGCCACGGATACGGAATACGACTGGCCATGGTATAACAAACTGGCCGGCGCCTGGTTTCTCAGTCACCCGAAACAACAACAGGCCACCCTCCGCGTAACAGACCACAACCATCCCGCCACCCGCCATCTGCCGGATGAATGGGTCCGCAAAGACGAATGGTATAACTTCAAAGACCTTAACCCGGACGTGCACGTGCTGGTCAAAATAGATGAATCCACCTATGAAGGCGGCAAAAACGGGGATAATCACCCCATGTGCTGGTACCACGACTTTGAAGGCGGCCGTGCTTTCTATACCGAAATGGGCCATACCAAAGAATCATATCAGGACCCTGTATACCTGCAACACCTGCTGGGTGGCATTCAGTATACCATGGGCATTAAAAATGCTAACTAAATAATCCCGATGAAGCAAACCATTAAGCTCTTGCTGCTGCTGGCGTTGGTGGCCACAGCAGGCTGTAACAAATCGCGCCCCGGACAACCGCGGGTGCTGGTATTCACCAAAACCACCGCTTTCCGCCACGCTTCCATACCAGCGGGCATAGCAGCCCTTCAAAAGCTCGGCAAGGAAAACGGTTTCGAGGTAGACACTACCGAAAATGCCAACCGCTTCAATGAAGACTCCCTGCAACAATATGCGGCGGTGATCTTCCTTAACACCACCGGCGATGTGCTCAATACCGCACAGGAAGCGGACTTCGAAAGATACATACAGGCCGGCGGCGGATATGTAGGCATTCACGCCGCCACCGACACCGAATATGAATGGGGCTGGTACAACCACCTGGCCGGCGCCTATTTTCTCAGCCATCCTCCCGGCACCCACAAGGCGACCGTGGAAGTGGTCAACAAATCATTTCCCGCTACGGCCGGGCTGCCCGATAAATTCCAACATACAGACGAATGGTACAACTTTAAAAAGAGGGACACCACCACCACTGTACTGTTGAAAGTAGATGAAAAAACCTACGAAGGCGGCACCATGAACAACGACCATCCCGTGAGCTGGTACCATGAATACGACGGCGGCCGCGCTTTCTATACCGCCCTTGGTCATACCGATGAGTGCTATACCGACAGCCTGTTCCTGAAACATGTGCTCGGCGGCATCCAGTACGCCGTTGGCAAAAACCTAGTGCTCGACTACAGCAAAGCCACCACCCTGCGCACACCGGATGAAAACCGCTTCACCAAAAACGTGCTCACCTCCGGCCAGTTCTTTGAACCTACGGAGATGACCATCCTGCCTAACCTCGACATCCTCGTGGCACAACGCCGCGGTGAACTGATGCTGTACAAACAGGCAGATAAAACACTCACCCAGGCAGGCTTCCTGAAAGTGTACTACAAAACGGAAGTGCCCCACGTCAATGCAGAAGAAGGCTTCCTTGGCCTCGCCGCTGACCCGGACTTCAAAGACAACCACTTTATCTATGTGATGTATTCTCCCGTAGATACTTCCGTCAACCGCCTTTCCCGCTTTAAGTTTGAAAACAACCAGCTGGACATGGCTTCCGAAAAAGTGGTCCTGCAGTTCTATTCCCAGCGCGACATCTGCTGCCATACCGGTGGCTCCATCGCCTTCGGACCGGATAAACTGCTGTACCTGTCTACCGGCGATAATACCACGCCATTCGATGAACCAGGCCAGAAATACGCCAGTAACGGTTACGGCCCTACGGACGATCGTCCCGGGCACCTGCAATACGATGGCCGGCGCTCTTCCGCCAACACCAATGATCTGCGGGGTAAAATCCTGCGCATCAAAGTGGCAGCTGACGGCTCCTACAGCATACCGGAAGGGAACCTCTTCCCTAAAGGCACGCCTAACACCCGTCCGGAAATATATGCCATGGGCACACGCAACCCTTACCGCATCTCCGTAGACAGAAAAACCAGTTACGTCTATTGGGGCGAAGTAGGGCCCGACGCCAACAACGACGATCCTAACCGCGGCCCCCGCGGATACGATGAAGTGAACCAGGCCAAAAAGCCCGGCAACTATGGCTATCCCATGTTCATCGCCGACAACAAACCGTACCACGCCTATAATTACGAAACAGGCGAAGCCGGTCCGGCGTTTGATCCTAAAAAACCGATCAACAACTCCCGTAACAACACCGGTCTGAAAGAGCTGCCACCGGCAGTTCCCGCCTTTATCTGGTACCCTTACGGCAAGTCAGATGAATTCCCCATCGTGGGCAGCGGCGGCCGCAATGCCGAAGCAGGCCCCGTATACTACAGCGAATTCTATCCGAAAGAAACCCGTTTCCCGGATTACTACAATGGTAAACTGTTTATCTACGACTGGATCCGTGGCTGGATCATGGCCGTTACCATGGATAAAAACGGTGATTTCTCCAAAATGGAGAAATTTATGCCCGGTACCAAACTGAATGCTCCCATCGATATGGAAATGGGCCCTGACGGCCGTTTGTACGTACTGGAATATGGCAATGGCTGGTTCAGCAAAAACCCGGACGCAGCGCTCTCCCGTATTGATTATAACGGCGGCAACCGCGCACCGCAGGCTGAAATTCATACCACACAACTCACCGGCGCCCTGCCGTTTAAAGTGAAACTGTCTGCCGAAGGCTCTGTAGATCCTGACGGCGACAAGCTCACCTACCTCTGGTATTTCGGTAACGGCAGCAAAAAGGAAACCACCGAACCGTCTGTGGAAATGACCTACACCACCGCCGGCGAATACAATGTGTACGTAGAAGTACAGGACGGTAAAGGCGGTAAGACAAAAAGTAAGGAGATCGCGCTGTATGCCGGCAATGAAACACCACAGGTCTCTATTGCGCTGCAAGGCAACCAGATGTTCTATTTCCCCGGCAAACAGGTACATTATACCGTTAGTGTTAGTGATAAGGAAGACGGCACCAGCGCCAGCGGAAAACTCGACGCCGGCAATATCTTCGTGAAAGCAGATTATGTGCAGGGCAGCGATAAAGCCGCTATGCCACAGGGCCACCAAATCATTACCGGCGCCATCGCAGGTAAAAACATCATGGAGGTATCTGACTGTAAAACCTGTCACAAGCCGGATGAAAAATCTATCGGGCCATCTTTCAAACAGATCACCGAGAAATACAAAAACGATCCTGCCGCACCGGACGCGCTTGCGAAAAAGATCATCAACGGCGGCGGCGGCGTATGGGGCGAAACGGCCATGTCTGCCCACCCGGGCCTTTCCAACGGAGAAGCACACCAGCTGGTGGAATACATCTTCTCCCTGGGCGGCAACGCGCCCAAAGTGGCGTCACTGCCTACCACCGGCAGCCTGGACCCCACACTGGGCAACGAGCTGAAAGACAACGGCGCACTGTTGATCCTGGCCAGCTACACCGATAAGGGAGCACCGGGCATTAAGCCAATTACCGGCACTGCCGCTGCACAGCTGCTGAACCCCAAACTGCCTGCTGCAGGCTTCAGCAAAGCAGACGGCGTTTCTACTTTTGAAGTCAATGGTATGAAACTGTTGATCCCTGCCACGGCCAACGGCTGGGTGGTGTACAACGATCTCGACCTGACAGGCGTCAACGGTATCGATGTTACCTATATGGTACAGGACCAGCAACAACAGGGCTTTGTAGTGGAAGCATTCCTCGATAACGCCAATGGTACCCGTTTGGGTGAAACCACGATAGGACCGGGCGCTCAACCGAAAGTGCCAAATAAGGCCAGCATCAGTTTTGCACCGGTTACCGATGGCAAAAAACATCATCTCTATCTCAAAATCAGACCTACCGATCCGGGTAAACAGGTGCCCCTGGGCATCGCTTCGTTTACACTTCGGGGTTAGTATTAAAAAGAAAGGAGACCTTACCGGTCTCCTTTCTTTTTAATGTACCTCCTCAAAAATAAAAGGCCCTGCAGTCAACGCAGGGCCTTTGCTTGTATGCATTCGAACGGGTCACTTTTTCGGTTTGTTGCTCATAAAGAACGTGATATTTCCGCCGTCCATGATCTCACGGTGCGTAATATAAAGGCGGTCTAAAGGTTTTCCATTCAGTAAAACTTTCTGCACATATACATTCTTATCACCCTGATTTTTTACATCGATCACAAACGTTTTACCGTTTTCCAGTTGCAGGGTGGCCTTGTCTACCGCAGGACTGCCTAACGCGTACTGGTCGGAGCCGGGGCACACGGGGTAAAATCCAAGGGAGCTGAAAATATACCAGGCGCTCATTTGTCCGCAGTCGTCGTTGCCGCCGAGGCCATCAGGGCCGGGATGGTACATTTTCTTCAGGATCATGCGTATGCGCTCCTGTGTCTTCCACGGATAGCCGGTCCAGTTATAGAGGTATGCCACGTGGTGAGAAGGTTCGTTGCCGTGTACATAGTTGCCGATGATGCCATCGCGGGTGATGTCTTCTGTTTCGGCAAAATATTTATCCGGCAGCTCCATCGTGAACAACGAATCGAGGTGTTGTGTGAATTGTTTTTTACCACCCATCATGGCAATCATATCGTCCGGGTTGTGCGGCACATAGAGGCTGTAATTCCAGGCATTGCCTTCAATGAAGCCCTGGTCATGGGTTTGCAGCGGGTCAAAGGCGGCTTTGAAAGTGCCGTCGTTCAGGCGGGGACGCATAAAGCCGGAGGCTTTATCGTAAACATTTTTATAGTTGGCCGCCCGTTTGATAAATTCATTGTAGATGTCTGTTTTACCCAGTTTCTGAGCGATCTGCGCAATACACCAGTCATCATAGGCATATTCCAGTGTTTTGGAAACAGATGAGCCGTTTTTGTCTTCCGGCACATACCCCATGTCCATATAGTATCCCAGCCCGTCGTAAGTGCGGTGGCGGGCAGTGGTCACACAGGCTTCCAGCGCTTTGTTCACGTCGAAAGGGGCGTTGCCTTTCATGATGGCGTCTGCAATCACGGACACGCTGTGGTAGCCGATCATACACCAGTTTTCATTGGCATAGTGCGACCATACCGGCAGCATTTTCTGCACGCTCTGCTCGTAATGGTGCAACATAGACTGTACCATGTCGGCGTTGCGTTTAGGCTGTACCACGTTAAAAAGCGGGTGTAGCGCGCGGTAGGTGTCCCACAGCGAGAAAGTGGTATAATTCGTATATCCGTTAGCGGTATAATTGTTCTGGTCCAGTCCGCGGTATTGTCCGTCTACGTCCATATAGGTAGTTGGATTAATAAACGCGTGGTACATGGCGGTGTAGAAATTTTCTTTCTCTTCGCGGCTACCGGAAGCGATTTGTATTTTGTTCAGTTCTTTTGTCCACAGCGCCTGTCCTTCTCTTTTTACCTGTTCAAAATCCCAGCCGGGTATTTCTGTTTGCAGGTTTTTGAGCGCACCTGCGGTGCTTACCGGGGAGATGGCAAATTTGATTTTTATTTTTTCGCCTTCAGTGGTATTGAAATCGAAGTAAGCCCTTATCTGGCGGCCGGCCATTTCAGGGAAATTTTTTGCCTGGTCAAACTTGCGGTAAAAGCCTTTATATACGTCGTTGGCGTAGTTACGATGACCGTATTCTTTAAAAGGCTTTGAAAACGTCATGGCGAAATAGACGGTCCGGGTACGCGCCCACCCGCTGGTTTGCCGGTAGCCTGTAATCAGCGTATCGTTTTCCACACGTACAAAAGTCCACACGTTTTTGTTGGGATAGTTGTAGATGCCGGACATCAGGTCGAGGATGATGTGCGACTGATTTGAAGCAGGAAAAGTATACTGATGAAAGCCCACACGGTTGCTGGCAGTGAGCTCGGCGAGGATATTGTCATCGTCCAGTTTTACTTTATAATAAGCCGGTTCCGCCACTTCAGTGCTGTGCGAAAACCTGCTGCGGTAGCCGCTTTCCGGATGGTCTGCCGTTCCGGGGTTCAGCTGCAGCGTACCGGTAGTGGGCATGATCAGGAAATCGCCAAGGTCGGAATGCCCTGTGCCGCTAAAATGCGTGTGACTAAAACCCACGATGGTTTTATCCTCATATTGATAGCCTGCGCAGTATTTGTATACGTCCTTGTTGTATTTGCCGTTCATCTCATAGGAGAGCGTGTCCGTTTCGGGACTGAGCTGCACCGCGCCAAAAGGTACAGTGGCGCCGGGATAGGTGTGTCCCATACGTTGGGTGCCCGTGATCGGTTTTACGTAGGACAACACATTCTCCTGCGCCCGGAGCGATGTACAGATACAGCAGAGTATCGATAAGAAAACAAACCTGTTGGTCATCGGTATTAGTTTTTAAAACGTGTCTGGAAAAATGCTACATCCCGAAGAATCGGGATGAATTATTTACAGTGAACAATGAAATTTTTCTATATCGTTTTATTTATTGTCTGTTGAATAGGAATAAGGGAACGCAGCAGGCTGTGTACCTCTTGATTTCTCGGGAGTGGCGCCCATACGGAATGTCAGCTTACCGCCCTTTTGCAGGTCCTGGTGGCTGATCCAGTTTTTCGTATAGGGCTGACCGTTCAGTGAAGCCTGTTGTACGTACAGGTTTTTGGCGCTGTTGCCTGGTGCTTCGATCACCATTTTCTTACCGTCTTCCAGTGTCATGGTGAGTTTGGCGAACAGGGGAGTGCCTAACACGTACTGTTGGGTGCCGGGGCATACCGGGTAGAAGCCCATGGCAGAGAATACATACCAGGCGGAAGTTTGCCCGTTGTCTTCATCGCCGCAATAGCCGTCAGGCGTAGCTTTGTAAAGGCGCTCCATCACCTGGCGGATCCAGTACTGTGTTTTCCACGGCTGGCCGGCATAGTTATAGAGGTAGATCATATGCTGGATAGGCTGGTTGCCGTGGGCATACTGTCCCATGTTCATGATCTGCATTTCACGGATTTCGTGGATCACGGTACCATAGTAGCTTTCATCATATACCGGCGCCATCTTGAAAACAGAGTCCAGCATATTGGCGAAGGATTCGCGGCCGCCCATCAGGCCCGCCAGGCCCTGTACGTCGTGGAATACGGACCAGGTATAGTGCCAGCTGTTGCCTTCCGTGAAGGCATCGCCCCATTTGAAAGGATTGAATGGTGACTGGAAACGGCCGTCTTTATTTT
The Chitinophaga varians genome window above contains:
- a CDS encoding GH92 family glycosyl hydrolase; translation: MTNRFVFLSILCCICTSLRAQENVLSYVKPITGTQRMGHTYPGATVPFGAVQLSPETDTLSYEMNGKYNKDVYKYCAGYQYEDKTIVGFSHTHFSGTGHSDLGDFLIMPTTGTLQLNPGTADHPESGYRSRFSHSTEVAEPAYYKVKLDDDNILAELTASNRVGFHQYTFPASNQSHIILDLMSGIYNYPNKNVWTFVRVENDTLITGYRQTSGWARTRTVYFAMTFSKPFKEYGHRNYANDVYKGFYRKFDQAKNFPEMAGRQIRAYFDFNTTEGEKIKIKFAISPVSTAGALKNLQTEIPGWDFEQVKREGQALWTKELNKIQIASGSREEKENFYTAMYHAFINPTTYMDVDGQYRGLDQNNYTANGYTNYTTFSLWDTYRALHPLFNVVQPKRNADMVQSMLHHYEQSVQKMLPVWSHYANENWCMIGYHSVSVIADAIMKGNAPFDVNKALEACVTTARHRTYDGLGYYMDMGYVPEDKNGSSVSKTLEYAYDDWCIAQIAQKLGKTDIYNEFIKRAANYKNVYDKASGFMRPRLNDGTFKAAFDPLQTHDQGFIEGNAWNYSLYVPHNPDDMIAMMGGKKQFTQHLDSLFTMELPDKYFAETEDITRDGIIGNYVHGNEPSHHVAYLYNWTGYPWKTQERIRMILKKMYHPGPDGLGGNDDCGQMSAWYIFSSLGFYPVCPGSDQYALGSPAVDKATLQLENGKTFVIDVKNQGDKNVYVQKVLLNGKPLDRLYITHREIMDGGNITFFMSNKPKK
- a CDS encoding ThuA domain-containing protein codes for the protein MRTFTAFIALLLAASLCAQASKKHKARKVLVFSKTKGFRHDCIPVAKAAIMQLGKDNGFDVDTTEDASAFTAANLKKYAAVIFSCTTGDVLDSAQQVAFQQYIHKGGGWMGIHAATDTEYDWPWYNKLAGAWFLSHPKQQQATLRVTDHNHPATRHLPDEWVRKDEWYNFKDLNPDVHVLVKIDESTYEGGKNGDNHPMCWYHDFEGGRAFYTEMGHTKESYQDPVYLQHLLGGIQYTMGIKNAN
- a CDS encoding c-type cytochrome; translation: MKKRYLAPFVFSALFFAACGGGDKKAEQETTKTTQENNAVDNSMVSPGADKPASKGEQLMAQSDCKTCHKEEIKVIGPALKDIAGKYPNTPENVDKLADKIIKGGSGNWGEVAMLPHPNVSKEDAKEMVQYILSIGK
- a CDS encoding DUF1080 domain-containing protein, which codes for MKKIIIGAFMLGAITGATAVKAQKVNSLSAKEKKEGWQLLFDGKTTNGWHTYLQDAASPAWKVADGALKFDVDAKKNGAPGGDLVTNGEYENYELSIDWKISEGGNSGVIFSVHEDPEFKATYLTGPEMQVLDDDKHPDGKINKHNAGDLYDLVKSSQKAVKPVGQWNTAKIVKKDGHLSLWLNGIKTVETTMGTPEWDALVANSKFKDWKGFGKYAKGHIALQDHGNKVWYRNIKLKAL
- a CDS encoding sugar phosphate isomerase/epimerase family protein, which produces MKTIKGPGIFLAQFMGDAAPFNSLKSICEWAASIGFKGVQIPSWDPRLIDLQKAAESKTYADEIKGIVNAAGLEITELSTHLQGQLVAVNPAFTEMFDGFAPAQYHNNIQARTEWAVNQLKYAAKASRNLGLNAHATFSGALLWAPAMYPWPQRPAGLVEAGFAELAKRWLPILNEFDANGVDVCYEIHPGEDLHDGASYERFLEATGNHARACLLYDPSHFVLQCLNYLEYIDIYHERIKAFHVKDAEFNPTGRSGVYGGYQAWIDRPGRFRSLGDGQVDFKSVFSKLTQYDFAGWAVMEWECCMKHPEDGAREGAPFIKDHIIRVTEKAFDDFAGAATDDAFNKRVLGI
- a CDS encoding ThuA domain-containing protein is translated as MKQTIKLLLLLALVATAGCNKSRPGQPRVLVFTKTTAFRHASIPAGIAALQKLGKENGFEVDTTENANRFNEDSLQQYAAVIFLNTTGDVLNTAQEADFERYIQAGGGYVGIHAATDTEYEWGWYNHLAGAYFLSHPPGTHKATVEVVNKSFPATAGLPDKFQHTDEWYNFKKRDTTTTVLLKVDEKTYEGGTMNNDHPVSWYHEYDGGRAFYTALGHTDECYTDSLFLKHVLGGIQYAVGKNLVLDYSKATTLRTPDENRFTKNVLTSGQFFEPTEMTILPNLDILVAQRRGELMLYKQADKTLTQAGFLKVYYKTEVPHVNAEEGFLGLAADPDFKDNHFIYVMYSPVDTSVNRLSRFKFENNQLDMASEKVVLQFYSQRDICCHTGGSIAFGPDKLLYLSTGDNTTPFDEPGQKYASNGYGPTDDRPGHLQYDGRRSSANTNDLRGKILRIKVAADGSYSIPEGNLFPKGTPNTRPEIYAMGTRNPYRISVDRKTSYVYWGEVGPDANNDDPNRGPRGYDEVNQAKKPGNYGYPMFIADNKPYHAYNYETGEAGPAFDPKKPINNSRNNTGLKELPPAVPAFIWYPYGKSDEFPIVGSGGRNAEAGPVYYSEFYPKETRFPDYYNGKLFIYDWIRGWIMAVTMDKNGDFSKMEKFMPGTKLNAPIDMEMGPDGRLYVLEYGNGWFSKNPDAALSRIDYNGGNRAPQAEIHTTQLTGALPFKVKLSAEGSVDPDGDKLTYLWYFGNGSKKETTEPSVEMTYTTAGEYNVYVEVQDGKGGKTKSKEIALYAGNETPQVSIALQGNQMFYFPGKQVHYTVSVSDKEDGTSASGKLDAGNIFVKADYVQGSDKAAMPQGHQIITGAIAGKNIMEVSDCKTCHKPDEKSIGPSFKQITEKYKNDPAAPDALAKKIINGGGGVWGETAMSAHPGLSNGEAHQLVEYIFSLGGNAPKVASLPTTGSLDPTLGNELKDNGALLILASYTDKGAPGIKPITGTAAAQLLNPKLPAAGFSKADGVSTFEVNGMKLLIPATANGWVVYNDLDLTGVNGIDVTYMVQDQQQQGFVVEAFLDNANGTRLGETTIGPGAQPKVPNKASISFAPVTDGKKHHLYLKIRPTDPGKQVPLGIASFTLRG